A genomic stretch from Hemibagrus wyckioides isolate EC202008001 linkage group LG20, SWU_Hwy_1.0, whole genome shotgun sequence includes:
- the ankrd12 gene encoding ankyrin repeat domain-containing protein 12 isoform X2: MAKPGTDRDGAMVEKTTGKKSKDKISPFTKTPKLDRSEIMGKEGKPKSSMKRKLSFSVSPPRNGERDSDTDKDGPDKKRVKKESGGKKSTPVNILFGYPLSERKQMALLMQMTARDNSPDTTPSHPSQAPAVQKKTPNSSTSRQKDKVNKRNERGETPLHMAAIRGDVKQVKELIGLGADVNVKDFAGWTPLHEACNLGYYDVAKVLIGAGAEVNTQGLDDDTPLHDASSSGHKDIVKLLLQHGGNAFQANKRGERPVDVADSQEVEQLLKGEIPLSDPDDSSSDSEDPPSVNPSSVDENMEYSDTEKDSDGKSTTAKATSSVSGVDEYEFKDEEEEEDLSKALNDRHILRRELRQKEKEEKEQNHYTPKQSNKSDQTSVSSCKLKKPKSSRVLYCSSDSSDDEMEAPSERKCSSPTRSLCNDTHKTESRTKRESLSITSTEKGKANKKNKSKNKENQEVQEDGKENSKSLLFSTATVSDNSDKSVREEDSFKMSFSPKDDSSVHLFHLSAVKSPKLSYSQTDKQMTPLKQENAKTFVSIGDGSCPMDCVKYNHYTDSDYTEGSSSKSCKHKDKSKHHYKENSLDGDDRSSSPFKDASLSNSMDSSEGVFRKADKDGKVVKKHKLKHKEKDKYRKDYESDRNRHRQKELRKDGHRNMEFDREFWKENFFKSDENEELKGKCETPGSCSPQKSIDSSPVKEEKATLKDKHSVCNSTKERKKDEREKDKLIKKEKKEIAYKDERGGKDGKGAENDDRSECLNMLRKPEDSLPSPFIKEEVEDKPLTGNLVDHNQLETTEKSSREKNDKRPPTKDRESEKCEKKLAEKEKKTKLEHLLDKSDLHNSTDRWKERDRLTTTSNLSGERSHKESEKLKPLPVTKKHEENKKSKDKPERRSEKERQEKEHSSSDHRDKDKTSSDKKGKAPEKNSDHSKIDRIKEKEREKDKDSDKKKKEKSKEATLSSSSSNLKFLLEEKKGYTSESNKTLTSKLKEEVMRTPEKDRDRRERDRDSERHRDRDRERHKEKDKDKDRSQQNRDSKLAKARPVESESDRSKSKASTTQKESRPKEKRLVNDDLMQTSFERMLSLKDQEIEQWHKKHLEKIKQKERERLKQRPGADTGKQKNKDKAKSSTSSEPCTNKELLRSKSSEIPETSNREKILKDATSGRTLSLDAKNLSCIGKSGPVIENSLSRSPRPDSERSGIMSRSVSMISVASSEDSCQASMLTPRPTEYDSDLNLEASDSQPPFLQSSLVVQSSRSPVVNDKETNSLPDIAPGSRTPLSSRLASPYLRAVLDEDAKAGLCEPDRPTEESQKVADVASSSEEPGKIHQTEASGAVTQESLTIHNSSSAHLPCTTPEVEHSVGVEDASSSSSSQSACVSNSRETSIKDHAGQQTNLSQASSLLPNTVEVNKLNSDTSPEQSGQNQLDSSDTDTTDGLNKNSSSAPAPQVASAASSQPEQSFTKTPTHSVNLTWDSASDPNTDHPARTEVDLRLEKRTRSLSVVPEIIMEDMENVSTGNRMEWTSSQAPSISSCRISSEESTKTPSCTVSVLRESQQVTERISPDDCRSSENVGAADAQLEKKEHSLPVPSISSVLQCASPEQTSEEPMEVSGEEPDHSQVIAETQVEKAVAAEDAAQPQPLQDAKADVDAETQDQLDDEEKPAKPATPSDGEQNLGTGVQLDSQSELTSGATSGSSSPLSVVDRDSDQTGARTKVKTLDDEGDMQVTHPRKRKMPRVSPSTQASLSAQQIKEKTQQSLAAIVDSLKLEEIQPYQTERANPYYEFLHIRKKIEEKRKVLCSVIPQAPQYYDEYVTFNGSYLLDGNPLSKLCIPTITPPPSLPEPLKEMFKQQEVVRMKLRLQHSIEREKLIVSNEQEVLRVHYRAARTLANQTLPFSACTVLLDAEVYNMPQDVQGDDGKTSVRDRFNARQFMSWLQDVDDKFDKLKTCLLMRQQHEAAALNAVQRLEWQLKLQELDPATYKSTSIFEIPEFHIPLVEVNDDFDLTPI; this comes from the exons ATGGCCAAGCCGGGGACCGACAGAGATGGAGCCATGGTGGAAAAGACAACTGGGAAGAAG AGTAAAGATAAAATCTCCCCATTTACCAAAACTCCGAAGCTGGATCGGAGTGAGATTATGGGGAAGGAGGGGAAGCCCAAGTCTTCCATGAAACGCAAGCTCTCCTTCAGTGTCAGCCCGCCCCGGAACGGGGAACGGGACTCAGACACAG ATAAAGACGGTCCTGATAAAAAGAGGGTAAAAAAGGAGTCTGGGGGTAAAAAGTCCACCCCTGTGAATATTTTGTTCGGTTATCCACTGTCGGAACGCAAGCAGATGGCCCTGCTGATGCAGATGACAGCAAGAGACAACAGTCCAG ACACCACACCGAGCCACCCCTCCCAAGCTCCAGCAGTGCAGAAGAAGACTCCGAATAGCTCGACTTCGCGTCAGAAAGACAAGGTGAACAAGAGGAACGAGCGCGGAGAAACACCGCTGCACATGGCTGCCATCAGAGGGGACGTCAAACAAGTCAAGGAGCTGATTGGACTGGGGGCGGATGTAAACGTGAAAGATTTCGCAG GTTGGACACCTCTACACGAAGCTTGCAATCTCGGTTACTATGATGTAGCGAAGGTTCTTATTGGTGCAGGAGCTGAGGTGAACACGCAGGGATTGGACGATGATACCCCTCTTCATGATGCCTCCAGCAGTGGACACAAAGAT ATTGTGAAGTTACTCCTGCAGCACGGAGGAAATGCATTCCAGGCAAACAAGAGAGGCGAGCGGCCAGTGGACGTTGCTGATTCTCAGGAGGTCGAGCAGCTGCTGAAGGGGGAGATTCCATTGTCTGACCCAGATGACAGCTCTTCAG ACTCCGAGGACCCTCCATCAGTAAACCCCTCCAGTGTAGATGAGAATATGGAGTACTCCGACACAGAGAAGGACTCCGATGGCAAATCGACCACAGCGAAGGCCACATCTTCAGTGTCTGGTGTGGATGAGTACGAATTcaaggatgaggaagaggaagaagatctgagcaaggccctaaacGACAGACACATCTTGAGACGAGAATTGCGTcaaaaagagaaggaggaaaaggagcAAAACCATTACACACCCAAACAGTCCAACAAGAGCGATCAGACGTCGGTGTCATCATGCAAATTAAAAAAGCCCAAATCATCCCGAGTACTATACTGCAGTTCAGACAGTTCAGACGATGAAATGGAGGCTCCATCAGAACGAAAGTGTTCTTCACCAACCAGGTCACTCTGCAACGATACTCACAAAACAGAGAGCCGGACGAAGAGAGAAAGCTTATCCATAACGTCTACAGAAAAAGGCAAGGCGAACAAgaagaacaaaagcaaaaacaaggAAAATCAAGAGGTTCAAGAGGACGGGAAAGAAAACAGCAAGTCTCTTCTGTTTTCCACAGCCACAGTGTCTGACAATTCTGATAAAAGTGTTCGGGAGGAAGACTCATTCAAAATGTCCTTCAGCCCAAAGGACGATTCATCGGTGCACCTCTTCCACTTGTCGGCTGTGAAATCCCCAAAGCTCAGTTACAGCCAAACTGACAAACAGATGACTCCATTAAAACAGGAAAATGCTAAGACTTTTGTCTCCATTGGAGACGGATCCTGCCCTATGGATTGCGTCAAGTACAACCACTACACAGATTCTGACTACACAGAAGGTTCCAGCAGTAAGAGCTGTAAGCACAAGGACAAAAGCAAACATCACTATAAGGAAAACAGCTTGGACGGAGATGACAGAAGCTCGAGTCCTTTCAAAGATGCCAGTTTGAGCAATAGTATGGATAGCTCTGAAGGAGTCTTCAGAAAGGCTGACAAAGATGGTAAGGTTGTCAAGAAGCATAAGCTAAAACACAAGGAGAAGGACAAATACAGGAAAGACTACGAGTCCGATAGGAATCGGCATCGCCAGAAGGAACTAAGAAAAGATGGACACAGGAACATGGAGTTTGACCGAGAATTTTGGAAAGAGAATTTCTTCAAAAGTGATGAGAATGAAGAACTTAAAGGAAAATGTGAGACACCAGGCAGCTGTTCTCCTCAAAAGTCCATTGACTCATCACCAGTTAAAGAAGAGAAGGCAACGTTAAAAGACAAACATTCGGTTTGCAACAGCAccaaggagagaaaaaaagacgagcgagagaaagacaaactcataaaaaaagaaaagaaagagatagcATATAAAGATGAAAGAGGGGGAAAGGACGGGAAAGGGGCTGAAAATGACGACCGGTCAGAATGTCTTAACATGTTACGAAAGCCTGAAGACTCTCTTCCAAGTCCTTTTATAAAAGAGGAGGTAGAAGACAAGCCTCTTACTGGAAATTTAGTTGATCACAATCAGCTGGAGACTACAGAGAAGAGCTCACGAGAGAAAAATGATAAACGGCCACCCACAAAAGACCGAGAATCTGAGAAATGTGAGAAAAAGCtggcagaaaaagaaaagaaaaccaaattGGAACATTTATTAGATAAATCTGACCTTCACAACTCTACAGATCGATggaaagagagggacagattAACCACCACATCTAATTTGTCTGGTGAGAGGAGTCACAAAGAAAGTGAGAAACTTAAACCTCTGCCTGTTACAAAAAAgcatgaagaaaacaaaaagagtaAGGACAAGCCCGAGAGAAGAAGTGAGAAAGAACGGCAAGAGAAAGAGCATTCCTCAAGCGATCACAGGGACAAGGATAAAACGAGCTCTGACAAGAAAGGAAAGGCTCCCGAGAAGAACAGCGATCATAGCAAAATCGATCgaattaaagaaaaagaaagggaaaaagacaaagactctgacaagaagaaaaaagaaaaatcaaaagaAGCCACCCTCTCCTCCTCAAGTTCAAATCTCAAATTTCTTCTGGAAGAGAAAAAGGGGTACACCTCAGAGAGCAATAAAACTCTAACCTCAAAATTAAAAGAAGAGGTTATGAGAACCCCCGAGAAGGACCGGGACAGACGGGAGCGGGATCGAGATTCGGAAAGGCATCGTGACCGGGACCGAGAGCGGCACAAAGAAAAGGACAAGGATAAAGACAGGTCACAGCAGAACAGGGACAGCAAACTCGCTAAAGCGAGGCCCGTCGAGTCCGAATCAGATAGGTCCAAATCCAAAGCCTCTACTACACAAAAGGAAAGCCGTCCCAAAGAGAAAAGACTGGTTAATGATGACCTCATGCAGACCAGCTTTGAACGAATGCTTAGCTTGAAAGATCAGGAGATTGAGCAGTGGCACAAGAAACACTTGGAAAAGATCAAgcaaaaagaaagggaaaggcTAAAACAACGGCCAGGAGCTGACACCGGGAagcagaaaaacaaagacaaagcaAAAAGTTCCACTTCCAGTGAACCGTGTACAAACAAAGAACTCTTGCGCTCCAAGAGCTCAGAAATCCCAGAGACTTCCAATCGTGAGAAGATCTTAAAGGATGCAACCAGTGGAAGGACACTTTCACTAGATGCAAAGAACCTCTCATGTATTGGAAAATCTGGTCCTGTAATAGAAAACAGCCTTAGTCGATCTCCGAGACCTGATAGTGAACGATCTGGTATCATGTCAAGATCAGTGTCCATGATCTCAGTAGCCAGTTCAGAGGATTCCTGCCAGGCAAGCATGTTAACGCCCAGGCCCACGGAGTACGACTCGGACCTCAATTTGGAAGCATCTGACTCCCAGCCGCCTTTCCTCCAGTCTTCCCTCGTAGTTCAGTCCTCCAGATCACCAGTTGTCAACGATAAAGAAACCAACAGTCTTCCTGACATAGCTCCTGGCAGTCGAACACCACTGTCAAGCAGACTTGCATCTCCTTACTTAAGAGCTGTCCTGGATGAGGATGCTAAAGCTGGTCTATGTGAACCAGACAGACCCACTGAAGAATCTCAGAAAGTTGCTGATGTGGCATCTTCTAGTGAGGAGCCGGGAAAAATACACCAGACTGAAGCCAGTGGAGCGGTCACGCAGGAAAGTCTTACTATTCACAACTCATCGTCAGCGCATCTCCCTTGTACTACACCTGAAGTCGAGCATTCTGTTGGTGTTGAGGATGCGAGTAGCAGTTCAAGCAGCCAGTCTGCATGCGTGTCTAACTCTCGAGAGACTTCGATAAAAGATCACGCAGGTCAACAAACAAACCTTTCACAAGCCAGCAGTTTGTTGCCAAATACAGTAGAGGTCAACAAGCTAAACTCTGATACTTCACCAGAGCAAAGTGGACAAAATCAACTCGACAGTTCCGACACGGATACGACAGACGGCTTAAACAAGAATTCCTCGTCGGCACCTGCGCCTCAGGTTGCATCGGCTGCGTCCTCACAGCCAGAGCAAAGCTTCACCAAAACACCTACGCACTCAGTTAACCTGACCTGGGATTCTGCCTCTGACCCCAATACCGACCATCCAGCAAGGACTGAGGTGGATTTGAGACTAGAGAAAAGAACAAGAAGTTTATCAGTGGTTCCTGAAATCATAATGGAGGATATGGAGAATGTTTCTACTGGGAACAGAATGGAGTGGACATCTAGCCAAGCTCCATCTATTAGCTCTTGTAGGATCAGTTCTGAGGAGTCTACTAAAACACCGTCATGTACAGTCAGCGTGCTCCGAGAGTCTCAGCAGGTTACTGAAAGGATTTCACCAGATGACTGTAGGTCAAGTGAGAATGTAGGTGCAGCTGATGCACAGTTGGAGAAAAAGGAACATAGTTTGCCTGTCCCTTCAATTTCAAGTGTTCTTCAATGTGCTAGTCCTGAACAGACATCTGAAGAGCCTATGGAAGTATCAGGGGAAGAGCCAGACCATAGCCAGGTGATTGCTGAGACGCAAGTAGAGAAAGCGGTGGCTGCAGAGGACGCGGCTCAACCCCAGCCTCTCCAAGACGCTAAAGCAGACGTTGATGCCGAGACGCAAGATCAACTTGATGATGAAGAGAAACCGGCGAAACCGGCTACTCCATCAGACGGAGAGCAGAATCTGGGCACTGGGGTTCAACTTGATTCTCAATCAGAACTAACCAGTGGAGCAACGTCTGGAAGCTCTTCTCCATTGTCAGTGGTAGACCGAGACAGTGATCAAACTGGAGCTAGGACAAAAGTGAAAACTCTGGATGACGAAGGTGACATGCAGGTCACTCATCCAAGAAAACGGAAGATGCCCAGGGTTTCTCCTTCAACCCAAGCCAGCCTTTCAGCTCAGCAGATAAAGGAAAAGACCCAGCAGTCTTTGGCTGCAATCGTGGACTCCCTAAAGCTTGAGGAAATCCAGCCCTACCAGACAGAAAGGGCTAATCCTTATTACGAGTTCCTGCATATCCGCAAAAAGATCgaggagaagaggaaggtgCTGTGTAGCGTCATTCCTCAAGCACCGCAGTACTACGATGAGTATGTTACATTCAATGGGTCCTACTTGCTTGATGGGAATCCTCTGAGTAAGCTCTGTATTCCAACG atcacaccaccaccatcactacctgAACCACTGAAAGAGATGTTCAAACAGCAGGAGGTCGTGCGCATGAAACTACGCTTGCAGCACAGCATTGAACGG GAGAAGTTGATTGTGTCCAATGAGCAAGAAGTCCTGCGTGTCCATTATCGTGCTGCAAGAACGTTAGCCAACCAAACACTACCTTTCAGTGCTTGCACAGTCTTGCTGGACGCCGAAGTATACAACATGCCCCAGGATGTACAG GGAGATGATGGGAAAACCTCAGTGAGAGATCGGTTTAACGCAAGGCAGTTCATGTCTTGGCTTCAGGATGTGGACGACAAATTCGACAAGTTAAAG ACGTGTCTCCTGATGAGGCAGCAGCACGAGGCAGCAGCTCTTAATGCCGTCCAGCGATTGGAGTGGCAGCTGAAGCTACAGGAGCTGGACCCTGCCACCTACAAATCAACCAGCATCTTCGAGATCCCAGAGTTTCACATCCCCCTTGTCGAGGTCAACGATGACTTTGACCTCACCCCGATATAA